The stretch of DNA attagccaGGACATCTTCTGAACTCCTGGTTTGAGatttgatattctatgtgttgttcaCTCGCTGTTTGCCCtttacacaatttgttctttttttcatgtGTTGGTGTTTTCTTGAATGGCTTccacggtgtttctttgttttgtggctttctgcgggaggacgaatctcagagtcTTCGATAATAAATCTGTTTTCAATGTTATATCACAGTTATACAAGGTGCTGccgaggccacatttggaatattgtgttcagttctgctcatCTTCCTATAGGAAAGATACAATTAAGCAGGAAAAAATGTAGAAAAGATTTATGTGGATGCTGCCAGTACTCAAAGAACTGAGTTATAGAGGTTGAAGGCTATGATTTTACTCCTTGGAACATAAAATGAGCAATGAACTTGTAGTGATGTGTAAGATCGTGAGCGTGCAGTTTTTTCCCTGAGTTCGGGAAACAAGACAGGAGGATGTACAAGAGGGTGAGAAGAcacagatttaataggaacccaaCGGGCAACTTTTTCCACCCAGAGAGTAGTCCACATATGAAATGAACAACAAAGGAAGTGGTTGTCAAAGGTACAGTACATTAATATTGAAAAGGCACTTGAACAGGTGCATGACTAAgaaatgtttagagggatataggtcAAACTTGGGCAAATGGAACACACTTAGATGCACATCTTGATTGACGTGGAGCAGATGTGCATCTACATTGACATGGGCTAGCTATGCTGAAGGGCTGTTTCAGTGCtggctctatgactatgactgattttaaaaaatgttactTTCTCTGTTGCAATGCCATGACAGCTGAAAATTCCCATCACCAAACCATTCCCCGCAAACACCCTGCAGTTGTCCTCAGCTCTCCGGCTGTGAGATTGTGATTGATCACAGCAGATGATCAAACATTTATATTTGCCTCAGACAGCGACAGGGTAAAGTGCCAAAACTGAGTGAAGTAATGCCTCAGAATCTTCCACAGTTTGCAAGACCCATCCACAGTGGAGCAGACTCCTGGCCAGCGCTCAGTGCTGGTTGCGTAAAACTGCTTTTTGTAAAGTCGCACGTGTTGCATCATGAAAAAGCAGCTGCATTAGCCACATGTTGGCTGCTGAATTTGTAGTTGCTTCCTCGCTAGTGCAGGCATGTGAAGTCCATGCAATTGAATATGTACTTTTATTGGATTGACACATATAAAGTTTTGGTTGATTTTTCAGTACCTTGTCCAAGATTCTATAGTATCATTTTCaatagattcaaagtacatttattataaattatacaaccttgagattggtTTGCTCACAAGTaaacacaaagcaagaaacccaaaagcataaaaaaataaaagaccagtACCCGATGAAGAAGAGAaagtaaaaaaacacaaaaccgtgcaattgaagcaaacaacaacattctgaatcaaattgagtcctcagatccgaacCCTGACGCATGCCCAAAGCCTCACTTGTTAGTTCATTTTATTAGCAGGCACGGAGTACAGCAgtcggggcagtcttcatagcctgaacgccatggagagaggagtgatcaATTAGGAGAACGAGCAAAATCGGCTCTCGCCTCAGAAtctgacaccctgtcttttcagtctatctgggctggcgTTTAAACGGAGTGAACAGTGAAAGGCTTCAGCGACTTGATGAGAGTAGTGAACATTGCGGACAGAGAGAAACATTGGATCTCACCTCTgatctgggctggcatttaaactGTCTAAACGGCGGTTCGTACCTCGCACTAGGACCCGGTCATTGTGGGGCCTAAAATACGCCGCCCAGTGACTCACTCCAGGCCCAGATTTCACTATCCAGCCCAAAGCTGCTCTCAAGCTTTTTAAATCAGCTCAGCGCCCAGAGTGATCCAATCTCATACCCAGGCCAGTTGTACGGCCATTGGAACTCCGTCTGCAACGATTCTGCGGACGTTTTTAGTCGGATTTCTTAACTTTTTAAACTATCAGTGAGCTGTCGCACGCGTTCAGTACTGCCGTCTTAACAGGAAGCTTCAATAGCTGTACTGGAATGCCCATTGATTCTCAGTGAGAGGGATGTAATCAAATAAAAACATTTTGTTTATTCTCTCTCTATATGTAATTCTACCTGATATATTGGTGTATTACATACATGATTGTTTTCTGCCTATTACAAAAAGACAGGGTTACAAGGATTCAATGTAGAAAATCAGGACCCTTTCACCTGTATATTTGACTGAAGATTAATTTCAAACATTAAACCACTTGCACATTTTTCAGAAAATCCAACACACCTTCTTGTGTGAGAAACACTGTCCTTCCATTGTTTTGGCAGTTAACCTCAAAGACAGCAGGGTCTTCCAAAACCCTCTTCCCTGCAATGACAACATACGGATAACCCAGCCGGCTGGCATCTTTCAGCCTCCTGCCAATGGTCAAGTGACTGCGGTCATCCAACAGTACCTCTCCACCAAGCTGGGGGACAAGGTCCATCAGATTATCATAAAGTGACTCTAACAGGTGCAAGTTCAGTTCCTCCTTGCTCCCTTTCTTAGGGGAAATGAGACAAACCTGGTAAGGGGCCAGGAGGTCGGGCCACCGAATGTCATTTTCAGTGGACAAAACCTCTATTGCTGCAGCCAGTATGCGTGTGATCCCAAGACCAAAGCAGCCCATCTCTGACAGGATGGGCTTGTTCTCAACGTTAGAATATGAAGCACCAAACACCTGTGAGTACTTGGTCCCAAGATAAAAGGTGTGTCCCACCTCAATGCCTCTGCTTTCTATCAGTTCACCATCGCACTGCGGGCACTTTGATCCTACCGCCTTCATTGTTTCCACGTTGGCCGCAAAATGGCAATCTGAGCACATCAGAAGGCGATCTTCCCCAACCTCTGCTGGCAGCTGAAACTCGTGTGACAGCTTGCCACCAATATTGCCAGTGTCTGCCTGTACCTTCACACACTGCAGTCCCAACCGATCAAATATGCGCCCATAAGCACCGGAAACAAGTTCATAAGTTTCCTTGGCTGCTTCCTCTGAGACGTCAAATGTGTACATGTCTTTCATATAGAACTCCCTTCCCCGGAGCAAACCAAACCGCGGCTTAGGCTCATCTCGGAACTTCCTTGTCACTTGGTATAGCAGCAGTGGTAGTTGTTTGTATGAAAGGTTCCCCTGCATGGCCACAAGCTCAGTCACAGCTTCCTCATGTGTCGGACTTAAGCAGTAGTCCATGCTGTGCCTATCGTTTAGTCTGAATAGTTCCTTCCCCAGCAGGTCCCAGCGTCCACTCGCCTTCCACAGGTTTGCAGAGGTGAGGCTGGGCATGTTCACTTTCTGGCCCCCGATGGATTGCATTTCCTCATCGATCAGGCTGATGAGTTTCTCCGTGGCACGGACCGTATACGGCAGATAGTGGAAGCAGCCCGGATTGGCTGGCTGGATGAGGCCTGCCTGAAGCATCAGTCTTTGGCTCTTGCAAGTGAGCTCACCTGACCGACCAACTCCAGCCATTCTGTCCTCTTGCAGGTTCAAAGGCTGAAAGAGGCGAGATAACAGTAGGCGTTTTGACCTGCATTGGTGAAAATGCGACCTCTGCGAATACAGGAAACCACGGGCAAGGTTCTTGAACAATCCTACTGAAGAACATATTGCCACCTCCATTAGAAATCTGACAGATAATTCTGAAAAGAATAACAAAATCAGTGGAAGTCTTGAAAAATTAACATGCTTTCAAAATCTATACAATGATTGATGAAGGACGAAAACATTTGTGTGCTGTGTACACTAAAGGACAATCCTCCCCAAATCTCTGCTGGCAGCAGAACAGATCTTTCAAATGATACAGATGaactcttatttatttattgacacacTGCATAGAATAAGCCcttccggcccatcgagccaggctacccagcaatcccccaatttaatcatgggacaatttacaataatcaattaacctatcgaccagtaggtctttggactgtgggaggaaaactgaCGGtcagggggagaacatacaaactccttacaggcagtgacaggaattgaacccgaactgtaaagcgttgtgctaaccactacactaccatgccactctTGACCTGTCAATCAACATTGTCACGGCCCCTGTACCATACTTGTCTACCTGTACTGTACTTCCTCTGCCACAGGAACACAATATCCTGCATTCTTTTATTGCTTTTACTTTTGTACCATCTCAATATACTTATATTTTGAGTTGTCTATCTGGACAGTATGCTAAACAAAGTGTTTCCCCGGTACCTTGGTATTATGCCTTGTGATTTTTGCCTACCCTGGTTTCACTTCCACTATATCCTAAGCTTCAAAAGTTTATTACAATGAGAGATGAATTCTGGGAACTATAAAATGTTTCCACAAGTAACTATTAAGAATGCAAGTAGTTTTCTGCTTGTGATTAGGTCGCCTATTTAATccagtaaaacacacaaaaattttcagcatctgcaaagtcGTCCGTCTCCAACCCTGATGAAAAATTGTAGCTCCATGATCTTTATCAACGATGTGCTTGACGGTGTTAGGGCGGGGAGGGTGAGAATACCTTGGGGATCGGCTTTGCGAGCAGGTAGTCAGGAGCTGGGGCTGACTGGAGTTCATGCAAGAGGTGAAGTGCAACAGTATCAGAACCACTCTGGGTCGTCTACCTGCTGAAAGCTGCAGAGAAGGGGCTGGAATCAGAGGTAATTggtcatttccccccccccccctttccttgCGCCGAGATGACAGGACTGTAACCCAGATTGTTAATATTACTCCCCACACCCCATTACTGTCCTCACCTGTCCGCTGACCGCGCCGCCGTGCACATGCGCAGCTGCTACAACGGGTCAGCACTCGGCTCAGAAAGTACGAAATCGCGAACCTCGCTCTCATCTCTCAGTGCGTAAGCGAGTTACTGATTCAGttaaacagcattcacaagaaaaatatgtCTATTATACATAATGTTCAAAGGAAAGAACAAAAATTGTTAATTGGagtgaacagtgatcaaaagtACATCTAGTGTAATATTACTGCAGTGCATCAATGTCGAGATGAAGGAAAAGATTTGTAACGTAATATCCAGTTATTGAGAATCGTGGATAACACCAACATTGGATGTGCAGTGGATACTGAAAAAGGTTTACAGGGGTATTTAGACCAACCTTTTGCTAActctttttgcaactgcaacttgactttttatcttccctgtgcagtccgtTTATTTTTGTCTGCTTAACATgtatatgtgtcctactttgttgcattttgtgcaagtttcacctttaaacctgcattggtctgatgTATGTGAACCCgttacaacagtaacacaatttgaaccattaatactatattctgtcatcatatttgacctacgaaaatgaaccacctcacatttatctgggttgaactgcatccgccacttctcagccgTTTTGCATCATATCGATGTCccattgtaaactctgacagccctccacactacccacaacacctccaacctttgtgtcatcagaaaatttactaacccatccctccacttcttcatccaggttatttataaaaatcacaaagagaagtggtcctagaacagatccctgaggcatatcactggtgaccgacctccatgcagaatatgacctgtctagaaccattctctgccttctgtgggcaagccagttctggatccacaaagcaatgttcccttggatcccatgcctccttacttctcaataagccttgcatggggtaccttgtcaaatgccttgctgaaatccatatacactacatctatcttcatcaatgtggttagtcacatcctcaaaaaactcaatcagacttgtaagacatgacctgcctttcagaaAGCCATactggctattcctaatcatattatacctcactaaatgttaataaatcctgcctctcaggatcttctccaccaacttaccaactactgaagtaagactcactggtctataatttcctgggctatctctactcccttccttgaataaaggaacagcatctgcaaccctccaatcctccggaatctttcttgtctccattgatgatgcaaagataatcgccagaggctcagcaatctcctctcttaactcccagagtagcctggggtacatctcatccagtcctggtgacttatccaacttgatgctttccaaaggctccagcacatcctctttcttaatatccatatgttcaagcttttaagtttgctgcaagtcatccctacaatcaccaagatccttttctgtagtgactactgaagtaaagtactcattaaatacctccgctatctcctctggttccaaacacaattgattggtcctattctctcatgtcttatcctcttgctcttcacatatttgtagaatgtgttggggctttccttaaacctgtccaccaaggtcttctcatggccccttctggctctcctaatttctttcttaagcttcttcctgctagccctataatcttctagatctccatcattacctagctttttgaacctttagtaagctcttcttttcttcttgactagatttacaacagcctttgtacaccacggttcctgtaccctaccatcctttccctgtcacattggaacgtacctatgcagaatgccatgcaaatatcccctgaacatttgccacatttcttccatacatttccctgagaacatcagttCTCAATtgatgcttccaagttcctgcctaatagcctcatatttccctttactccagttaaacgctttcctaacttgactgttcctctctctctccgatgctatggtaaaggagatagaattgtgatcactatctccaaaattctctcccactgagagatctgatacctgaccaggttcatttcccaataccagattaagtacggcctctcctcttgtaggcttgtctacatattgtgtcaagaaaccttcttgaacacaccaaataaactccaccccatcaaaaCCTCTTGCTCTAGAGCAgcggtgtcgaactcaattgcacatggggccaaaactcaaagcacactttaggtcatgggccgaacaggataaacatttattgaacacactaaaactaaacattttttgaacataaatatgaataaaaacagacaggaatattattccagaaaaaataaactaaaactttaaataacttaaatattttgctctccataaaaatatctcctgtcagtattaaacaagttagaaatatgagcatgctgcaaaaaaaccctgaaaatataaataaaatttgtgcttttcagcaaaagttaaaacaacaacaaatcaaaacactcagttttctttgctctttatgccgttttgtcagagctggatgcttgacatcttttcttggcaataagttcgtttaggtttggtgtaaggttctgtgttgtggagattctcaggatggactgcaggtgttcatcagtgagacgactcctgtgtgatgttctgttaatcttcatcactgagaaaagcttctcacacagatatgtgctaccaaacatgcacaaggttcgagccgcatgtagacggagctgaggctttgcttcaggaatggagcgaataaactgtacgggccctgcagtgtcgtactttgcctttagtgtcccattacacagcagctctatcagctccatctgaatctgtacaggtgtAGTTTCCACGTCGAtggcaaatgggttgcgaagcagctcgaaattaattttttgtgcttcaaagtcaccaaagcgccatgcgaactcagtgcgaagtgcgctcagtttatcagcaaagtgcgcatttgggaacatcattgcgctgacctggttcaacattacttggcaacagggaaaatgaggcaagttgcactggtgcatttgtgtctcccataagagcagcttcacttgaaatgccttcactgcatcatacatgtcagtgatcatgcgGTCACGTCCCTGGAGCAGAAGGTTTAGGACGCCTGGATGTGTTGTTATGTCAGTCACATTAGCTCCACAAATAAGACACACGGGTTTACCGGCAATGTCAGTAAACATATACTCATcggttttgaaagactctttttttcagaatcaacttttctcttcgccattgttaggggtcagctttgacttcagaatagcgttgtatacagcaacagacgcttgacgcaggaatgttcccgggtagcctatcggcagctgttgcgctgcattatgggatctgtagtttgtgtgttatcagcgcttcatatcaccgggccattaataattaaaataatagatctatctaaaatgatctcgcgggccagatataattgtacgccgggccggatatggcccgcgggccttgtgtttgacacctatgctctagagagatgccaatcaatatttgggaaattaaaatctcccaccacaacaaccctgttattacacctttcaagaatctgtctccctatctgctcctcgatgtccctgttactattgggtggtttatAAGAAACACCCAGTGGagctattgaccccttcctgttcctaacttccacccacagagactctgtagacaatccttccaagtcttcctccttttctgcagccgtgacactatctctgatcagcagagccacgcccccacctcttttgactccctccctgtcctttctgaaacatctgaagcctggactcaagtaaccattcctgtccctgaaccatttaagtctctgtaatggccacagcatcatagctccaagtactgatccacgcgcTAAACT from Hemitrygon akajei chromosome 12, sHemAka1.3, whole genome shotgun sequence encodes:
- the pars2 gene encoding probable proline--tRNA ligase, mitochondrial, giving the protein MEVAICSSVGLFKNLARGFLYSQRSHFHQCRSKRLLLSRLFQPLNLQEDRMAGVGRSGELTCKSQRLMLQAGLIQPANPGCFHYLPYTVRATEKLISLIDEEMQSIGGQKVNMPSLTSANLWKASGRWDLLGKELFRLNDRHSMDYCLSPTHEEAVTELVAMQGNLSYKQLPLLLYQVTRKFRDEPKPRFGLLRGREFYMKDMYTFDVSEEAAKETYELVSGAYGRIFDRLGLQCVKVQADTGNIGGKLSHEFQLPAEVGEDRLLMCSDCHFAANVETMKAVGSKCPQCDGELIESRGIEVGHTFYLGTKYSQVFGASYSNVENKPILSEMGCFGLGITRILAAAIEVLSTENDIRWPDLLAPYQVCLISPKKGSKEELNLHLLESLYDNLMDLVPQLGGEVLLDDRSHLTIGRRLKDASRLGYPYVVIAGKRVLEDPAVFEVNCQNNGRTVFLTQEGVLDFLKNVQVV